A portion of the Halopelagius inordinatus genome contains these proteins:
- a CDS encoding SDR family oxidoreductase: protein MHPKTVLITGCSSGIGRATARAFLEEDWRVYATARNPADIQTLGDDGCEIATLDVTEQDDVDRVVDRIVEEEGHVSALVNNAGFGQFGPIEDVPTEQVHRQFDVNVYGPHRLTRAVLPHMRKQGDGTIVNVSSVAGRVSFPGGGVYAGSKFAVEAMTDALRNEVAEYDVDAVVVEPGPVKTNFADRVEDEVEGDDDIPGIERSGAYESFYDLFEDTRAIGGSDGPGAIPPERVAEDILDAASSTKPKARYQPGTVARVSTLARFLPDAWFDTTYRLLRKLV, encoded by the coding sequence GTGCATCCGAAGACGGTCCTCATCACCGGCTGTTCGTCCGGCATCGGCCGCGCCACCGCCCGCGCGTTTCTGGAGGAAGACTGGCGCGTCTACGCGACGGCGCGCAACCCCGCCGACATCCAGACGCTCGGCGACGACGGCTGCGAGATAGCCACGCTGGACGTGACCGAACAGGACGACGTGGACCGCGTGGTCGACAGAATCGTAGAGGAGGAAGGGCACGTCTCCGCGTTGGTCAACAACGCCGGGTTCGGCCAGTTCGGGCCCATAGAGGACGTTCCGACCGAACAGGTCCACCGCCAGTTCGACGTGAACGTCTACGGCCCGCACCGACTCACCCGCGCGGTCCTCCCCCACATGCGAAAGCAGGGCGACGGAACCATCGTCAACGTCTCCAGCGTCGCCGGGCGCGTCTCGTTCCCCGGCGGCGGCGTCTACGCGGGGTCGAAGTTCGCCGTCGAGGCGATGACCGACGCCCTCCGCAACGAGGTGGCCGAGTACGACGTCGACGCCGTCGTCGTCGAACCCGGCCCGGTGAAGACGAACTTCGCCGACCGGGTCGAAGACGAGGTGGAAGGCGACGACGACATCCCCGGTATCGAGCGTTCGGGAGCGTACGAGTCGTTCTACGACCTGTTCGAGGACACGAGAGCCATCGGCGGCAGCGACGGTCCGGGCGCGATTCCGCCCGAACGCGTCGCAGAGGATATCCTCGACGCCGCCTCCTCGACGAAACCGAAGGCTCGCTACCAACCCGGGACGGTGGCGCGCGTCTCGACGCTGGCGCGGTTCCTCCCGGACGCGTGGTTCGACACGACGTATCGGCTCCTCCGAAAACTCGTCTGA
- a CDS encoding PadR family transcriptional regulator — translation MSEAQTVTDISGIARDLTAFQQNILVILAEEPMYGLAIKRHLEEYYGTEVNHGRLYPNLDDLVEMELVEKSELDKRTNQYELTEKGHDAVLDRFDWMFGKFVTDETRADEVRELVDSYL, via the coding sequence ATGTCAGAGGCACAAACGGTTACCGACATCTCCGGCATCGCGCGGGACCTCACCGCGTTCCAACAGAATATCCTCGTCATACTCGCCGAGGAACCCATGTACGGGCTCGCTATCAAGCGACATCTCGAAGAGTACTACGGCACGGAAGTCAATCACGGCCGTCTGTACCCCAACCTCGACGACTTAGTCGAGATGGAACTCGTCGAGAAGAGCGAACTCGACAAGCGGACCAACCAGTACGAACTGACCGAGAAGGGCCACGACGCCGTTCTCGACCGGTTCGACTGGATGTTCGGCAAGTTCGTCACCGACGAGACGCGCGCCGACGAAGTTCGCGAACTCGTCGACTCGTACCTGTAG
- a CDS encoding pyridoxal phosphate-dependent aminotransferase, translated as MTAKEGDAYDSPLFYLVMQYAHRADRDVVGMVSGSPDWDPPAAVRDGLREYADGEPADFQYAPSEGLRELREEIAARRNVDSDRVVVTNGAGEANYLAMARAMERDAGDEMVLTDPVYPYYPGKAQMLDAETVTVPVATDGSLNLDSMRAAVSEDTACVVVNTPNNPTGAVYDRESVAELAALAEANDALLLVDEVYDHFDFSGRFESALTLDSENVVVTSAYSKTMAITGFRVGYAVFPDALVEAAKTRHMLVNVATSRPAQAAVLRSLRETPPEYYEAARDRLRDRIDAFTDALDAAGASYTEPDGGFYVLARFDDFPGTLDNVKTLIDEAGVAGMPGEAFGEAYDDWIRFALCTPRADDAAARLADYFSASDD; from the coding sequence ATGACCGCAAAGGAGGGCGACGCGTACGACTCGCCCCTGTTCTATCTCGTGATGCAGTACGCCCACCGCGCCGACCGGGACGTGGTTGGCATGGTGTCGGGGAGTCCCGACTGGGACCCGCCCGCGGCCGTCAGAGATGGACTCCGCGAGTACGCCGACGGCGAACCCGCCGACTTCCAGTACGCCCCGAGCGAGGGTCTCCGGGAACTCCGCGAGGAGATAGCCGCCCGCCGGAACGTCGACTCCGACCGCGTCGTCGTGACGAACGGCGCGGGCGAGGCGAACTACCTCGCGATGGCGCGCGCGATGGAACGCGACGCCGGCGACGAGATGGTCCTGACGGACCCCGTCTACCCGTACTACCCGGGGAAAGCGCAGATGCTCGACGCGGAGACGGTCACCGTCCCCGTCGCCACCGACGGGTCCTTGAACCTCGACTCGATGCGTGCGGCCGTCTCCGAAGACACCGCCTGCGTCGTCGTCAACACGCCGAACAACCCGACCGGCGCGGTGTACGACCGCGAGTCGGTGGCCGAACTGGCCGCCCTCGCCGAGGCGAACGACGCTCTCCTCCTCGTCGACGAGGTGTACGACCACTTCGACTTCTCCGGGCGGTTCGAGAGCGCACTCACCCTCGACTCCGAGAACGTCGTCGTCACGTCGGCGTACTCGAAGACGATGGCGATAACGGGCTTTCGCGTCGGGTACGCCGTCTTCCCCGACGCTCTGGTCGAGGCGGCGAAGACGCGACACATGCTCGTCAACGTCGCCACCAGCAGACCGGCGCAGGCGGCGGTTCTGCGGTCGCTACGGGAGACGCCGCCGGAGTACTACGAGGCGGCGCGCGACAGACTCCGCGACCGAATCGACGCGTTCACCGACGCTCTCGACGCCGCGGGCGCGTCGTACACCGAACCCGACGGCGGGTTCTACGTCTTGGCTCGGTTCGACGACTTCCCCGGCACCCTCGACAACGTGAAGACGCTGATAGACGAGGCGGGCGTGGCGGGGATGCCCGGCGAGGCGTTCGGCGAGGCGTACGACGACTGGATTCGCTTCGCGCTCTGTACCCCGCGGGCCGACGACGCCGCCGCCCGACTGGCCGACTACTTCTCGGCGTCGGACGACTGA
- a CDS encoding rhomboid family intramembrane serine protease, with product MATCDECGKHENLPYQCRRCGNSFCAEHRLPENHDCPGLSEWNDPSGVFDSGFDDSVESEGSRASNVVDRLTGTGGPLGYFRGNMAYTFLGLMWITFALEFLVLFTLGGQAFDALFTLSSRNPLYVWTWVTSIFAHSPASFFHIVGNSIVLYFFGPLVERYVGSKKFAALFVVSGMAAGLAHVGSGMLLNPGVPTAVLGASGAVFAILGVLTVLNPSLKIYLYFLIPVPLWLFTVGFALLSTVFFLSPGTAGAVGQGNVAHFAHLVGLVIGLAYGRRVKGKQRVPNSLQFGSGGGPGGPGGPGRRF from the coding sequence ATGGCTACCTGCGACGAGTGCGGGAAGCACGAGAACCTCCCGTACCAGTGCCGACGGTGTGGGAACTCGTTCTGTGCGGAGCACCGCCTCCCGGAGAATCACGACTGTCCGGGGCTGTCCGAGTGGAACGACCCATCGGGAGTGTTCGACAGCGGTTTCGACGACTCGGTCGAGAGCGAGGGGAGTCGCGCCTCGAACGTCGTCGACCGCCTCACCGGGACGGGCGGCCCGCTCGGTTACTTCCGCGGCAACATGGCGTACACCTTCCTCGGCCTGATGTGGATCACGTTCGCGTTGGAGTTTCTCGTCCTCTTTACGCTCGGCGGGCAGGCGTTCGACGCGCTGTTCACGCTCAGTTCCCGAAACCCGCTGTACGTCTGGACGTGGGTCACGTCCATCTTCGCGCACAGTCCCGCCTCGTTTTTCCACATCGTCGGTAACAGCATCGTCCTGTACTTCTTCGGTCCCCTCGTCGAACGGTACGTCGGGTCCAAGAAGTTCGCCGCGCTGTTCGTCGTCAGCGGAATGGCCGCGGGCCTCGCGCACGTCGGGTCGGGGATGCTCCTGAACCCCGGGGTTCCGACGGCCGTCCTCGGCGCGTCGGGCGCGGTGTTCGCCATCCTCGGCGTCCTGACGGTGTTGAACCCGAGCCTGAAGATCTATCTGTACTTCCTCATTCCGGTCCCGCTTTGGCTCTTCACCGTCGGGTTCGCGCTTCTCTCTACGGTGTTTTTCCTCTCGCCGGGCACCGCCGGAGCGGTCGGACAGGGCAACGTCGCACACTTCGCACACCTCGTCGGCCTCGTCATCGGTCTGGCGTACGGTCGCCGGGTGAAAGGCAAACAGCGGGTCCCCAACAGCCTCCAGTTCGGAAGCGGCGGCGGTCCCGGCGGCCCAGGAGGCCCCGGCAGGCGGTTCTGA
- a CDS encoding transcription initiation factor IIB, whose translation MTRPTRQRERDVERTRWQGENENVDDEEEDEIDLDEVDDEDLVRTGDGELIHEPTGIIIEEEQIDPGPEWRAFNHSERQEKSRVGAPTTQTMHDKGLTTTIDWKDKDAYGRSISSRKRSQMHRLRKWQERIRTKDAGERNLQFALSEIDRMASALGVPRSVREVASVIYRRALSEDLIRGRSIEGVATSALYAACRKEGIPRSLEEISEVSRVERKEIGRTYRYISQELGLEMKPVDPKKYVPRFCSELDLSKEVQSKANEIIETTAEKGLLSGKSPTGYAAAAIYAASLLCNEKKTQREVADVAQVTEVTIRNRYQEQIEAMGIHG comes from the coding sequence ATGACACGGCCCACCCGCCAGCGGGAGCGAGATGTTGAACGGACGCGATGGCAGGGCGAAAACGAGAACGTCGACGACGAAGAGGAGGACGAGATCGACTTAGACGAGGTCGACGACGAGGACCTCGTTCGCACGGGCGACGGTGAACTCATCCACGAACCGACCGGCATCATAATCGAAGAAGAACAGATAGACCCCGGACCGGAGTGGCGCGCGTTCAACCACTCCGAGCGTCAAGAGAAGTCCCGCGTCGGCGCGCCGACGACCCAGACGATGCACGACAAGGGACTGACGACGACCATCGACTGGAAGGACAAAGACGCCTACGGACGGTCTATCTCCTCGCGGAAACGCTCGCAGATGCACCGCCTCCGCAAGTGGCAAGAGCGAATCCGCACGAAGGACGCGGGCGAACGCAACCTCCAGTTTGCGCTCTCCGAAATCGACCGGATGGCCTCCGCACTCGGCGTCCCGCGGTCGGTCCGAGAAGTCGCGTCCGTCATCTACCGCCGCGCGTTGAGCGAGGATCTCATCCGCGGGCGGTCTATCGAGGGCGTCGCCACCTCCGCGCTGTACGCCGCCTGTCGAAAGGAGGGCATCCCCCGGTCGCTCGAAGAGATATCCGAGGTTTCTCGTGTCGAACGGAAGGAAATCGGCCGAACGTACCGCTACATCTCCCAGGAACTCGGCTTGGAGATGAAACCGGTCGACCCCAAGAAGTACGTCCCGCGCTTCTGTTCGGAACTCGACCTCTCGAAGGAGGTCCAATCGAAGGCGAACGAGATAATCGAAACGACCGCCGAGAAGGGACTGCTCTCGGGGAAATCGCCGACCGGGTACGCGGCCGCGGCCATCTACGCCGCGTCGCTTCTGTGCAACGAGAAGAAGACCCAACGCGAAGTCGCCGACGTCGCGCAGGTGACCGAGGTCACCATCCGCAACCGCTACCAAGAGCAGATCGAAGCGATGGGCATCCACGGCTGA
- a CDS encoding CinA family protein translates to MREFAADPPVEERVGDALRERGETLAVAESCTGGLVGSFLTDVPGSSDYFDRSVVTYSYDAKLTELAVSRESLDEHGAVSEPVARQMAAGVRDTAGTDWGVATTGIAGPDGGTEEKPVGTVYIGLAYAGEWGTGDSTTTVERHVFDGDRRAVKEQIARRALETVTDAVETE, encoded by the coding sequence ATGCGCGAGTTCGCCGCGGACCCCCCGGTGGAAGAACGCGTCGGAGACGCCCTCCGCGAGAGGGGCGAGACGCTCGCCGTCGCAGAGTCGTGTACGGGCGGCCTCGTCGGGTCGTTTCTCACCGACGTACCGGGCTCTTCGGACTACTTCGACCGGTCTGTCGTCACCTACTCCTACGACGCGAAGTTGACCGAACTGGCCGTCTCGCGGGAGTCGCTGGACGAACACGGGGCCGTCTCGGAACCGGTCGCCCGCCAGATGGCCGCGGGCGTCCGCGACACCGCGGGCACCGACTGGGGCGTCGCCACCACCGGTATCGCCGGGCCCGACGGCGGCACGGAAGAGAAACCCGTCGGAACGGTGTACATCGGCCTCGCGTACGCCGGCGAGTGGGGCACCGGCGACTCGACGACGACGGTCGAACGCCACGTCTTCGACGGCGACAGACGGGCGGTCAAAGAGCAAATCGCACGGCGGGCCTTAGAGACGGTGACTGACGCCGTCGAAACCGAGTAA
- a CDS encoding ArsA family ATPase encodes MADIDVEPVERVEDDADADESRDDAPDGDSTGVPVDTETRTDETNLPSGVDAPDYVLYGGKGGVGKTTMAAATALASAADGTSTLVVSTDPAHSLSDTLGTDVPAEPARVREDIPLYAAEIDPDAAMEGPFAGGESGPGGDGGFDPEGDENPFQSSDDDNPFEESGDDPFSGDAGGQNPFGMDMGGMESLLGPDGPMGMSPGSMPGADEAAAMQQLLAYLDDPRFDRVVVDTAPTGHTLRLLELPEVMDSMLGRIAKMKQQFSGMMDNIKGMFGAGTGQSGVGDLDELRERIERLRRVLRDPTKTDFRVVMIPEEMSVVESKRLVDRLDGYEIPVQTLVVNRVMENLADVTDAPVDSKWVVTPDLENCEFCQRRWQVQQDALQTATDLFRGRDVKRVPLLADEVRGEDALRVVAACLA; translated from the coding sequence ATGGCCGATATCGACGTCGAACCCGTCGAACGCGTCGAAGACGACGCCGACGCGGACGAGTCGAGAGACGACGCGCCGGACGGCGACAGCACCGGCGTTCCCGTCGACACGGAGACGCGCACCGACGAGACGAATCTCCCGTCGGGCGTGGACGCCCCCGACTACGTCCTCTACGGCGGGAAAGGCGGCGTCGGAAAGACGACGATGGCCGCGGCGACGGCGCTCGCCTCGGCCGCAGACGGCACCTCGACGCTCGTCGTCTCGACGGACCCCGCGCACTCGCTTTCGGATACGCTCGGGACGGACGTCCCCGCCGAACCCGCGCGCGTCCGGGAGGACATCCCCCTGTACGCCGCCGAAATCGACCCCGACGCGGCGATGGAGGGACCGTTCGCCGGGGGAGAAAGCGGTCCCGGCGGCGACGGCGGGTTCGACCCCGAGGGCGACGAGAACCCGTTTCAGTCCTCCGACGACGACAACCCCTTCGAGGAGTCGGGCGACGACCCGTTCAGCGGCGACGCGGGCGGGCAGAACCCCTTCGGGATGGATATGGGCGGAATGGAGAGTCTCCTCGGACCCGACGGCCCGATGGGGATGTCGCCCGGGTCGATGCCCGGCGCGGACGAGGCGGCGGCGATGCAGCAACTACTCGCGTACCTCGACGACCCCCGGTTCGACCGCGTCGTCGTCGACACCGCACCGACGGGACACACTCTCCGATTGCTCGAACTCCCCGAGGTGATGGACTCGATGCTCGGACGCATCGCGAAGATGAAACAGCAGTTCTCCGGCATGATGGACAACATAAAGGGGATGTTCGGTGCCGGGACGGGTCAGTCGGGCGTCGGCGACTTGGACGAACTCCGCGAGCGAATCGAGCGACTCCGTCGCGTCCTCAGGGACCCGACGAAGACGGACTTCCGCGTCGTGATGATTCCCGAGGAGATGAGCGTCGTCGAGTCGAAGCGACTCGTGGACAGACTCGACGGCTACGAGATTCCGGTGCAGACGCTCGTCGTCAACCGCGTCATGGAGAACCTCGCGGACGTGACGGACGCCCCGGTGGACTCGAAGTGGGTCGTCACGCCGGACTTAGAGAACTGCGAGTTCTGTCAGCGACGCTGGCAGGTCCAACAGGACGCCCTCCAGACGGCGACGGACCTCTTCCGCGGGCGGGACGTAAAGCGCGTTCCGCTTCTCGCAGACGAGGTGCGAGGCGAGGACGCACTCCGCGTCGTCGCCGCCTGTCTGGCGTAG
- a CDS encoding DUF7108 family protein, translating to MREDDSAAEREDPPEDAVDEIERLTRLARGAADENERAAYEDRRETILDEFAFTPRVREDDETLVLYPTEWVEDGVVQIDRIDDVDRGIERPLRTDAGDEGEFAAVESHNSAIVDAVEDAHGPVHAANARVFADFMSNHYVRRIESASRKEVQEFLDEYYLRNAWPSEDQSSVVDESLELTFDVAGTDVPGF from the coding sequence ATGCGTGAGGACGATTCGGCGGCGGAGAGAGAGGACCCGCCCGAGGACGCCGTAGACGAGATAGAGCGCCTGACGCGACTCGCCCGGGGCGCGGCGGACGAAAACGAGAGGGCCGCCTACGAGGACCGCCGAGAGACGATTCTCGACGAGTTCGCGTTCACCCCGCGGGTCCGCGAAGACGACGAGACGCTGGTTCTGTACCCCACCGAATGGGTCGAAGACGGGGTCGTACAGATAGACCGTATCGACGACGTAGACCGGGGGATAGAGCGTCCCCTCCGAACAGACGCCGGCGACGAAGGCGAGTTCGCCGCGGTGGAGAGCCACAACTCCGCTATCGTCGATGCGGTCGAAGACGCCCACGGCCCGGTGCACGCGGCGAACGCCCGCGTCTTCGCGGACTTCATGAGTAACCACTACGTTCGGCGTATCGAGTCGGCGTCGCGGAAAGAAGTACAGGAGTTTCTCGACGAGTACTACCTTCGAAACGCGTGGCCGTCGGAAGACCAGTCGTCCGTCGTCGACGAGAGTCTCGAACTGACGTTCGACGTCGCCGGAACGGACGTGCCCGGATTCTGA
- a CDS encoding endonuclease V, translated as MLPTRPEFVPDASQSRAEMESMQFDVADAATWEDDFPFDAEAVGLADWAPDDAPLVAGVDQAFLDESAVSVVVVMRGGRVIERASAVVDLEIPYVPGLLSFREGNPILAAFEEVEVTPDLVVFDGSGRIHFRQAGLATHLGVVLDVPSVGVAKSLLCGTPRESVDGRPAGWQTDIIADGRVENAASEEVIGHAYQSRQYANEPIVNPLYVSPGHRVSVPTATDLVARLCGDYKLPEPTRTADKYADEVKSSVRG; from the coding sequence ATGCTCCCGACCCGTCCCGAGTTCGTCCCCGACGCCTCGCAGTCGCGCGCGGAGATGGAGTCGATGCAGTTCGACGTCGCGGACGCCGCGACGTGGGAAGACGACTTCCCGTTCGACGCCGAGGCCGTCGGACTCGCCGACTGGGCCCCCGACGACGCCCCTCTCGTCGCCGGGGTGGACCAGGCGTTCCTCGACGAGAGCGCGGTGAGCGTCGTCGTCGTCATGCGCGGAGGCCGCGTAATCGAACGCGCGTCCGCCGTCGTGGACCTCGAAATCCCGTACGTTCCGGGGCTTCTCTCCTTCCGCGAGGGGAACCCGATTCTCGCCGCGTTCGAGGAAGTAGAGGTGACGCCGGACCTCGTCGTCTTCGACGGGAGCGGTCGCATCCACTTCCGACAGGCGGGGCTGGCGACGCATCTCGGCGTCGTCCTCGACGTGCCGAGCGTCGGCGTCGCAAAGAGCCTCCTCTGCGGGACGCCCCGCGAGTCTGTAGACGGCAGACCCGCCGGGTGGCAGACGGATATTATCGCCGACGGGAGGGTCGAAAACGCCGCCTCGGAGGAGGTCATCGGCCACGCCTACCAGTCGCGGCAGTACGCGAACGAACCCATCGTGAACCCGCTGTACGTCAGTCCCGGGCACCGCGTCTCGGTGCCGACGGCGACGGACCTCGTCGCGCGACTCTGCGGCGACTACAAACTCCCGGAACCGACGCGCACGGCGGACAAATACGCCGACGAGGTGAAGTCGTCCGTCCGGGGATAA
- a CDS encoding inorganic diphosphatase, producing MANLWEDMETGPDAPDEIYAVVECLKGERNKYEYDKDIPGVVLDRVLHSNVHYPSDYGFMPQTYYDDEDPFDVLVLVEDQTFPGCVIEARPVALMEMDDDGEKDDKVIAVPVEDPRYDHVQDVDDLTDQQKEEITEFFETYKNLEADKETEVLGWEDAQAAKDAVEHAMDLYEENFA from the coding sequence ATGGCGAATCTCTGGGAAGACATGGAGACCGGTCCGGACGCTCCCGACGAAATCTACGCCGTCGTCGAGTGTCTGAAGGGCGAACGCAACAAATACGAGTACGACAAGGACATCCCGGGCGTCGTACTCGACCGAGTCCTCCACTCGAACGTCCACTACCCCTCGGACTACGGATTCATGCCGCAGACGTACTACGACGACGAGGACCCGTTCGACGTTCTCGTCCTCGTCGAAGACCAGACGTTCCCCGGGTGCGTCATCGAGGCGCGTCCGGTCGCTCTCATGGAGATGGACGACGACGGCGAGAAAGACGACAAAGTCATCGCCGTCCCCGTCGAAGACCCCCGCTACGACCACGTGCAGGACGTCGACGACCTGACCGACCAACAGAAAGAGGAGATTACGGAGTTCTTCGAGACGTACAAGAACCTCGAAGCGGACAAGGAGACGGAGGTTCTCGGCTGGGAAGACGCCCAAGCGGCGAAAGACGCCGTCGAACACGCGATGGACCTCTACGAAGAGAACTTCGCGTAA
- the rnhA gene encoding ribonuclease HI, whose amino-acid sequence MPTVDCDPEEARRRLEESGVEVEPGNTEHERWRATQGDATAVAYDGKVVVQGARPTDLLARLESRGGRAHVYFDGASRGNPGPGAIGWVIVSSDGIVGEGSETIGETTNNRAEYEALIRAVDAASEFGFDEVDVRGDSELIVKQVRGEYDTNNPELRERRVRVRELLERFDRWSLEHVPREINDRADSLANEALDHA is encoded by the coding sequence ATGCCGACTGTCGACTGCGACCCAGAGGAGGCCCGGCGGCGACTCGAAGAGTCCGGCGTCGAAGTCGAACCGGGGAACACGGAACACGAGCGATGGCGGGCGACGCAGGGTGACGCCACCGCCGTCGCCTACGACGGAAAAGTCGTCGTACAGGGCGCGCGACCGACCGACCTCCTCGCCCGACTGGAGTCTCGCGGGGGCCGAGCGCACGTCTACTTCGACGGCGCGAGTCGCGGCAACCCCGGGCCGGGGGCCATCGGGTGGGTCATCGTCTCCTCGGACGGAATCGTCGGAGAGGGCTCCGAGACTATCGGGGAGACGACGAACAACCGCGCGGAGTACGAGGCGTTGATTCGGGCGGTGGACGCCGCCTCGGAGTTCGGCTTCGACGAGGTGGACGTTCGCGGCGACTCCGAACTGATCGTAAAGCAGGTCCGCGGCGAGTACGACACGAACAACCCCGAACTCAGAGAGCGTCGCGTCCGCGTGCGCGAACTTCTCGAACGGTTCGACAGGTGGTCGCTCGAACACGTGCCGCGGGAGATAAACGACCGCGCCGACTCACTCGCAAACGAGGCACTCGACCATGCGTGA